A window of Excalfactoria chinensis isolate bCotChi1 chromosome Z, bCotChi1.hap2, whole genome shotgun sequence contains these coding sequences:
- the SCAMP1 gene encoding secretory carrier-associated membrane protein 1, with product MSDFDSNPFADPDLNNPFKDPSVTQVTRNVPPGLDEYNPFSDSRTAPPGNVKMPNVPSTQPAIMKPTEEPPAYTQIAKEHALAQAELLKRQEELERKAAELDRREREMQSLNQQGGRKNNWPPLPENFPVGPCFYQDFSVDIPVEFQKTVKIMYYLWMFHTVTLFLNIFGCLAWFYVDATRGVDFGLSILWFLLFTPCSFVCWYRPLYGAFRSDSSFRFFVFFFVYICQFAVHVLQAAGFQRWGNCGWISSLTGLNKSIPVGIMMIIIAALFTASAVISLVMFKKVHGLYRTTGASFEKAQQEFATGVMSNKTVQTAAANAASTAATSAAQNAFKGNRM from the exons ATGTCGGACTTCGACAGCAACCCTTTCGCCGACCCGGACCTCAACAACCCCTTCAAG GATCCTTCAGTTACACAAGTGACAAGAAATGTTCCCCCTGGACTAGATGAATACAATCCTTTCTCTGATTCGAGAACA GCTCCTCCAGGGAATGTGAAAATGCCTAATGTACCCAGTACTCAGCCAGCAATAATGAAACCAACGGAAGAACCACCTGCTTACACTCAAATTGCAAAG GAGCATGCCTTGGCCCAGGCTGAGCTGCTAAAGCGTCAAGAagaattggaaagaaaagctgctgaactGGATCgcagagaaagggaaatgcaGAGTCTCAATCAGCAGGGGG gtAGAAAAAATAACTGGCCACCTCTTCCTGAGAATTTTCCAGTGGGTCCATGTTTCTACCAGGACTTTTCTGTAGACATTCCTGTAGAATTCCAGAAGACTGTAAAGATTATGTACTACTTGTGGATgt TCCATACAGTGACACTGTTTCTTAATATCTTTGGATGTTTGGCCTGGTTTTATGTTGATGCTACACGAGGTGTTGATTTTGGATTGAGTATCCTCTGGTTCTTGCTTTTTACACCTTGTTCTTTTGTCTGCTGGTACAGACCACTGTATGGAGCCTTCAG GAGTGACAGTTCATTTAGAttctttgtgttcttctttgtgtatatctgtcaGTTTGCTGTACATGTACTTCAAGCTGCAGGATTTCAAAGATGGGGAAACTG tggATGGATTTCATCTCTTACTGGTCTTAATAAGAGTATTCCAGTTGGCATTATGATGATCATCATAGCTGCACTTTTCACAGCATCCGCTGTTATCTCATTAGTTATGTTTAAGAAG GTTCATGGTCTCTACCGCACAACTGGTGCTAGTTTTGAGAAAGCACAGCAAGAGTTTGCAACAGGAGTGATGTCCAACAAAACTGTACAAACCGCTGCAGCCAACGCCGCGTCGACAGCAGCGACCAGTGCAGCTCAGAATGCATTCAAGGGTAACCGAATGTAG